Proteins from one Acidiphilium multivorum AIU301 genomic window:
- a CDS encoding TatD family hydrolase: protein MLIDSHCHLDYFTEAERPAVIARAHEAGVGRMVTIGTSMRQSETAIAIAESDPSVFACIGVHPHNAGGDAGVPSPEAIAEMTLHPRVIGIGESGLDYFYDKAPRAVQAENFRAHIRAAQMTGLPLAIHARDADDDVATMLEDEHAKAPFLFLLHCFSSGRGLAERALAIGGFLSFSGILTFPKSAELREIARDIPRERLLVETDSPYLAPVPFRGKRNEPAHTVHTARVLAEVKGMGMAEMADLTTANFRRLFVKAS, encoded by the coding sequence ATGCTGATCGATTCTCATTGCCATCTCGACTACTTCACCGAGGCCGAGCGTCCCGCCGTCATCGCCCGCGCGCACGAGGCCGGGGTCGGGCGGATGGTGACCATCGGCACCTCGATGCGCCAGTCGGAAACCGCGATCGCCATCGCCGAGAGCGATCCCAGCGTGTTCGCCTGCATCGGCGTGCATCCGCACAATGCCGGCGGCGATGCGGGCGTGCCCAGCCCGGAGGCGATCGCCGAGATGACGCTGCATCCCCGGGTGATCGGCATCGGCGAATCCGGGCTCGACTATTTCTACGACAAGGCGCCGCGCGCGGTTCAGGCGGAGAATTTCCGCGCCCATATCCGCGCGGCGCAGATGACCGGCCTGCCTCTTGCCATCCATGCCCGCGACGCGGATGACGACGTCGCCACCATGCTGGAGGACGAGCACGCGAAGGCGCCATTCCTGTTCCTGCTGCATTGTTTTTCCTCGGGCCGGGGGCTGGCCGAGCGGGCGCTGGCGATTGGCGGGTTCCTTTCCTTCTCCGGCATCCTGACCTTCCCGAAATCGGCGGAACTGCGCGAGATCGCGCGCGACATTCCGCGCGAGCGGCTGCTGGTGGAAACCGACTCGCCCTATCTCGCCCCGGTGCCGTTCCGCGGCAAGCGCAACGAGCCGGCGCACACCGTCCACACCGCCAGGGTGCTGGCGGAGGTGAAGGGCATGGGAATGGCCGAGATGGCCGATCTCACCACCGCGAATTTTCGCCGCCTGTTCGTCAAGGCTTCATGA